A part of Coleofasciculus chthonoplastes PCC 7420 genomic DNA contains:
- the ndhN gene encoding NAD(P)H-quinone oxidoreductase subunit N, whose product MALITTGKTFIRDLEQSGTLALYAPLEGGFEGRYRRRLRAAGYTTISLSAKGLGDPAAYLTGVHGVRPPHLGKKTIGKSAAVGEVYFIPPILTYQLETLPPKSKGMVLWLIEGSSLSRQELEYFIALPKQEKRVKVAIEMGGDRYFRWQPLQETLSELAS is encoded by the coding sequence ATGGCACTGATCACCACCGGAAAGACGTTCATTCGGGATTTAGAACAGTCCGGCACATTGGCATTGTACGCTCCCTTAGAAGGAGGATTTGAAGGGCGTTATCGGCGACGACTGCGGGCGGCGGGTTATACGACGATTTCTCTCTCAGCGAAAGGATTGGGCGATCCAGCCGCTTATCTGACGGGTGTTCACGGTGTTCGTCCGCCGCATTTGGGGAAGAAAACCATCGGTAAAAGCGCTGCTGTGGGTGAGGTTTACTTTATCCCGCCTATCCTGACGTATCAACTGGAAACGCTACCGCCTAAGTCGAAAGGGATGGTTCTGTGGCTGATTGAGGGCAGTAGTCTGTCGCGCCAAGAACTGGAATATTTCATCGCGTTGCCTAAACAGGAGAAGCGGGTGAAAGTGGCAATTGAAATGGGAGGCGATCGCTATTTCCGTTGGCAGCCGCTTCAGGAAACCTTATCTGAGTTGGCATCCTAA
- a CDS encoding vWA domain-containing protein: MLEKRDYTLIIDKSGSMSIRDQYSGKSRWDVMQESTLALANKCEEFDPDGITIYLFSGRFKRYDGVTANKVMQVFQENEPSGRTDLASVLEDALNNYFQRKTSGQTKLNGETLLVVTDGEPDDRKAVMKVIIEASRRIDKDEELAISFIQIGSDPQATKFLKILDDELQGAGAKFDIVDTVTIEDMEDMTLTDVLLNAVID; this comes from the coding sequence ATGCTAGAGAAACGAGATTATACCTTAATTATTGATAAAAGCGGCAGTATGTCGATTCGAGACCAGTATTCTGGGAAAAGCCGCTGGGATGTTATGCAAGAGTCTACTCTGGCTTTAGCAAATAAATGCGAAGAATTTGACCCCGATGGTATCACTATTTACCTATTTTCGGGTCGCTTCAAACGCTATGATGGCGTGACAGCGAATAAAGTCATGCAAGTATTCCAGGAAAATGAGCCATCAGGACGCACAGACTTGGCATCTGTCTTGGAAGATGCCCTCAATAACTATTTTCAGCGCAAAACTAGCGGTCAGACGAAGTTGAATGGTGAAACCCTATTGGTGGTTACGGATGGGGAACCCGATGACCGTAAAGCGGTGATGAAGGTGATTATCGAAGCGTCACGCCGAATTGATAAGGATGAAGAGTTAGCCATTTCTTTTATCCAAATTGGCAGTGATCCTCAAGCGACGAAGTTCCTCAAGATTCTGGATGATGAACTGCAAGGTGCGGGTGCTAAATTTGACATTGTGGATACGGTAACGATTGAGGATATGGAGGACATGACCTTAACGGACGTGTTGCTCAATGCTGTAATCGATTAG
- a CDS encoding salt stress protein, Slr1339 family produces MAESLDDLLNQIKAEYQEKDQGKPPEKKPLLDEDDLKSPATNSSTYQPISSSPSSRSPVEDSMLSELKAEFEEQEREAQRKRQQQRQEEELKAKQREQRKRDALKQQAQDWLNNLKPHSDEGLWFEEFSYSYSSKLEAAIDYLQALRETP; encoded by the coding sequence ATGGCAGAATCCCTTGATGACTTATTAAACCAAATAAAAGCCGAATATCAAGAAAAAGACCAGGGAAAACCCCCGGAGAAAAAACCTCTGTTGGATGAGGATGACTTGAAGTCGCCTGCAACGAATTCGTCAACCTATCAACCTATTTCCTCATCGCCATCTTCGCGATCGCCTGTAGAAGATAGTATGCTATCAGAACTGAAGGCTGAGTTTGAGGAGCAAGAGCGCGAAGCCCAACGGAAACGACAGCAGCAACGGCAAGAAGAAGAACTCAAGGCAAAACAGCGAGAACAACGCAAACGGGACGCTCTGAAGCAACAAGCCCAAGACTGGTTAAATAATTTAAAGCCACATTCTGATGAAGGGCTTTGGTTTGAAGAGTTTTCCTATAGCTATTCTTCCAAACTGGAAGCCGCGATAGATTATCTGCAAGCGCTGCGGGAAACGCCGTGA